TACAAGTATTTATAATAGACTTCCTCGTCCAGTTTCCCGTATCCTTAAAATCCCGCGAAATTAAATCCTGCTGTTCCAAATAGGAATGTAAATCCGCAAGAATAAAATATCGATCTCCTTCATCCGTAATCGAAGAAACCAAATCCTCGAATAAGTCCGCCGGATTCCCCGCTAAGAAGTCGTCCCGAAGGGAATCTACCAACTCGCGAACCAGAGCGTCTTGTTCGTATAATAGAACAGAAGAATAACCTTCCGCTTTCATCTTCGCCAATTCCGAAACGGTCTTTCCGAATATGTAAAAATTTTCAGCTTTAACATCTTCTAATATTTCAATATTCGCCCCGTCTAAAGTGCCGATCGTAATCGCTCCACTTAATGCGAATTTCATGTTTCCGGTTCCAGACGCCTCCGTTCCGGCTGTGGAAATTTGTTCGGAAACGTCGCACGCGGGAAAAATTCGATCCGCTAAGCTTACCCGATAATCCGGTAAAAAAACCACTTTCAACTTGTCTCGTACTTTCGGATCTCCGTTTACTACCGTCGCGACGGAATGGATTAATTTTATGATTTTCTTTGCTCTATAATAACCCGGAGCCGCTTTCCCGGAAAAAATAATCGTCCTGGGAGTATAATCCAAGTTAGGGTCGTCTATAATTCGTCTATAATCTCTTATAATTCGTAAGACATTCAATAGCTGTCTCTTATATTCGTGAATCCTCTTAACCTGAGCATCGAAAATGGAATCCGGATCGACTTTCTGATCGCAAGAGCGGGATATAATCGAGGCGAGCTGGATCTTGTTCGATCTTCTACAGAGCCTCCATTTCTCCCGAAAGCCGGCATCCGAAATGAAAGGTTCCAATTTATGTAATGCATTTAAGTTCGCCTGCCATTCCTTTCCGATCGAATCACTGATCAATTTTGTTAGGCCCGGATTCGATACGAGAAGCCATCGACGATAAGTGATTCCATTCGTCACATTTCGGAATTTACCGGGATATATACGGTCAAAATCGGGGAACAATTTCTCTTTTATAATCGAAGTATGCAAATCTGATACTCCGTTAACGGACGTCGATCCGATGATCGCAAGATGGGACATGCGAACACTTTTAGGGATAGTCTCGCTAACCAGCGAAAGATTCGCGATAGTATCCTGCTTTTCTCCTCTTTTCTTCAGATGTTCTATAAAATAGTAATTTATCGAATAGATGATCTCGAGATGTCTAGGCAATAACCACCCCAATAAATCCACGTTCCACGTTTCCAAAGCCTCAGGCATAACCGTATGATTCGTATAACCGAAACATTCTTTCGTAATCGCCCAAGCTTTTTCCCATTGGAGTCCATGTTTGTCCGTTAAAAGCCTCATAAGCTCCGGGACTCCCAAGGAAGGATGAGTGTCGTTCATCTGAAAGAAGGTCCGCTCCGGCAAATGTTCCCAAACAGGATCGCCATCCTCCTCCTCTATAAACGTGTGTAATGCGTCCTGAATAGTCGCACTGGTAAGTAAATATTCCTGCTTCAGTCTAAGTTCTTTTCCTTGAATGATATTATCGTTCGGATATAGAATCTTAGAAATGTTCTCTCCCTTTTCCTTATCCTCGACCGCTTTGAGATAATCTCCATGGTTAAAATAGTCTAAATTGAACTCGGCGCTCGATTTAGACTTCCATAACCTAAGATTTGCGACGGACTTAGTATTATAACCGGGCACCAATATATCGTAAGCCTGCGCGATAATCGTTTCTCCGGGAATCCAAAGAGATTCCGTCTTGCCATCGGGAAGATTTTTCTTAACGACGGAGCCGTAAAAGTGTACCGGGTAAGATAAATCGAAACGGGAAATTTCCCAGGGATTTTCCTGACTTAACCAATTGTCCGGAGCCTCTATTTGATACCCGTCTTCTATCTTTTGGTGAAATATGCCGTACTCGTATCGAATTCCGTTTCCTTGGCAAGGAATATTAAGCGTAGCCATACTTTCTAAGAAACAGGCCGCTAAACGACCTAGTCCGCCGTTTCCTAACGCCGCATCATGCTCCTCTCTCGCTATCTTTTCCAAATTGTACCCGAAATCCCGTAAAACCTTCTCAGTTAGATCCCTCAAACCCAAATTGACAAGATTACTCTCAAGAAGGGTTCCGATAAGGAATTCCATAGATATATAATATACCCTTTTACCTCTGACACTTCGAACGGAATCCTGAAATTCATTCCACCGACTGATCAGGATATCGCGTATACTCAGAGCCACTGCCTGGTATAAATCCTGATTCCTGATAGTCCGTTTGTATTTACCCAAATCATATTCGAGCCTTCGAGCAATGGATCTCCTTAATAATTTCTCGTTTACTTTCGAATTGGATTCGAATAATTTCCAAAGTTTACTATGACGACCGCGCATATGATCAGCTCTATACCTTATCGAAGAATTCTCAGTTTAAAATCCTGTAGCACGTTCATATAAGATTCGAACGCCTCATTTGGTGTAAAAAACGGTGCGAATGCTTTCTGCCCGAATTGCTCGCGATCAAAAAATCGATTACCCATAGAATAAAAATTATCGGACGTTTGTAGCCTTCCGAATAAATCCAAGCATTCCTCCGTACCTTTCCGGTAGACATCCTTTTCCAATGCATAAAGAGTTTCTAGAGCTTCCTGCTGCATTGAATTTCCGATCCATTCAGACACATACTCGTCTTCCGCCAAAACCAGATCTCCCATATCGATCGTGTCTCGAGAATCATAGAGATTAATGACCTCGGAAGGCGTCGAAAATCGGAAACCGGATCGATTAAATACCTGGTAAAAGAGTTCATCCGGAATGATTTCCAAAAATTCGAATATCCCGTCATCAATCCATCTATGATCCCCGAAATTCTCGAAGTCCATGAATAGATTAACGATTTCTCCTTTATCCGAAAGTGATCGAATCCAACTTAAAAATTCATCCGGCTGCGAAAGCAAATATCTAGACTCTTTATCGGAAAATCGAAACGCGATATCCTCGCTCAATTGGAAATTTTTCGTCAGAATTTTCATGGTCGGAATATGCTTAGCGGAATATACGAAATTCGGACTTCTGCCATAGAGTAATTTATCCGCACCCTCCGTTAATATCCCCTTATAACCGACTTTATTAACAAGACTGGAGATGCGATTAGAATAGATCAGCTCGGTATTCCTGAATATTCTCGGGGAAACGCCGAATTCAATGCGCATCAGTTTATCGTGTTCTTCGATTTGCCGATAAAATTCCCGCTCGGAATAGAGGGAAGCAAGGGAATGATAGTATGTCTCCGATAGAAGTTCCACTCCTCCTAAAGATACCAGTTTCTTGATCTTATCCAAGACTTCCGGGTACCATTCTTTCAACTGTTCCATAACGGTTCCCGTTATGGAAAAACTCACCTTAAATTTATTCCCATACTTATTACGAAGTCGTAATAACTTATCGATTGTAGGAATATAACACCTATCTCCGACCTTGCGAATGATCTCCCGGTTTTTAACGTCGTCAAAATAACCGACACCCGATCCGATATCGCTTGAAAGATATTTTTTTAAGCGATATGGCTGGTGAACTTCAAAGTAAAAACATATCGAAGTCATAGCATTATTTGCGATTTATTACCTTCGCATAAACTTCTTCGATTCGTTTCCCCGTCTTGGACCAGGAATTATTAGTCGCTTCTTCAAGACCTCCGTCACGAAGAGTAGCATGCAGATTGCGATCGGATAAAACGCTCACGATTTTACTCGCCATATCTTCCACGTCCCAAAAATCCACCTTAATGCAATTGTTTACAACCTCCCCGACTCCGGATTGCTTCGATAATATGACAGGAACTCCTCCGCTCATTGCTTCTAGCGTGGAAAGGCCGAAAGGCTCCGATACCGAAGGCATGATATACAAATCAGCCATGGAATATAATTGCCGGGTTTCTTCCTTGGATAGAAAGCCAGTGTAATGAAAGTATTTTCCGATTCCCAAATCGGCGGCCATTTCAATCATTCTCGCATACATATCTCCGGTTCCTGCCATAACGAACCGAACATTATCGGCAACCTCTAGGACTCTTTTCGCCGCCCTGACGAAATAATCCGGACCTTTTTGAAATGTTATTCTTCCTAGGAAGAGAACCAATCGCTCCTGATTTTCAGTCGATTTATTTTTCCGAAGCAGGTTTCTATCCAATTCAAATTCGACCCCGTTATGAATAGGATAAATCTTATATTCCGGCACGGAATATCTTTCCATTAAAATTCTTTTAGTATAATTGCTAACCGTAATGATAGCGGCGGCCTCCTTAAAGGCAGCCCGTTCCAAATCGTATACTTGCTGATTTACTCGTTCCCCGCTTCTATCGAATTCAGTCGCATGAACGTGACAGATTAACGGTTTGCCGGTGGACCTTGCCGTCTCAACTCCCGCAGGAAAGGTCATCCAATCGTGACAATGGATTATTTCGAAATCCAATTTGCGGGCCAAAATGGAATTAAATCTAGCATACAATTGAATATCGTTTATGATGTTGTTCGTATAACCGGATTGAATTTTCACAGACTCGTCGTTT
The Leptospira fainei serovar Hurstbridge str. BUT 6 genome window above contains:
- a CDS encoding glycosyltransferase family 4 protein, yielding MFKVLMIGWEYPPKITGGLGTACYNIAKALSDSGNEIYFVLPHLSGEEPKLQNIKMFDVEGSVVDFEEEERKILFQLQKESIYKSLSLQAFHPYESSREISLRETEPFTMEKVATLSETIRHSSNDESVKIQSGYTNNIINDIQLYARFNSILARKLDFEIIHCHDWMTFPAGVETARSTGKPLICHVHATEFDRSGERVNQQVYDLERAAFKEAAAIITVSNYTKRILMERYSVPEYKIYPIHNGVEFELDRNLLRKNKSTENQERLVLFLGRITFQKGPDYFVRAAKRVLEVADNVRFVMAGTGDMYARMIEMAADLGIGKYFHYTGFLSKEETRQLYSMADLYIMPSVSEPFGLSTLEAMSGGVPVILSKQSGVGEVVNNCIKVDFWDVEDMASKIVSVLSDRNLHATLRDGGLEEATNNSWSKTGKRIEEVYAKVINRK
- a CDS encoding glycogen/starch/alpha-glucan phosphorylase; the protein is MRGRHSKLWKLFESNSKVNEKLLRRSIARRLEYDLGKYKRTIRNQDLYQAVALSIRDILISRWNEFQDSVRSVRGKRVYYISMEFLIGTLLESNLVNLGLRDLTEKVLRDFGYNLEKIAREEHDAALGNGGLGRLAACFLESMATLNIPCQGNGIRYEYGIFHQKIEDGYQIEAPDNWLSQENPWEISRFDLSYPVHFYGSVVKKNLPDGKTESLWIPGETIIAQAYDILVPGYNTKSVANLRLWKSKSSAEFNLDYFNHGDYLKAVEDKEKGENISKILYPNDNIIQGKELRLKQEYLLTSATIQDALHTFIEEEDGDPVWEHLPERTFFQMNDTHPSLGVPELMRLLTDKHGLQWEKAWAITKECFGYTNHTVMPEALETWNVDLLGWLLPRHLEIIYSINYYFIEHLKKRGEKQDTIANLSLVSETIPKSVRMSHLAIIGSTSVNGVSDLHTSIIKEKLFPDFDRIYPGKFRNVTNGITYRRWLLVSNPGLTKLISDSIGKEWQANLNALHKLEPFISDAGFREKWRLCRRSNKIQLASIISRSCDQKVDPDSIFDAQVKRIHEYKRQLLNVLRIIRDYRRIIDDPNLDYTPRTIIFSGKAAPGYYRAKKIIKLIHSVATVVNGDPKVRDKLKVVFLPDYRVSLADRIFPACDVSEQISTAGTEASGTGNMKFALSGAITIGTLDGANIEILEDVKAENFYIFGKTVSELAKMKAEGYSSVLLYEQDALVRELVDSLRDDFLAGNPADLFEDLVSSITDEGDRYFILADLHSYLEQQDLISRDFKDTGNWTRKSIINTCKSIRFSSDNTVQKYADQIWKVRRVVC
- a CDS encoding glycoside hydrolase family 57 protein, which gives rise to MTSICFYFEVHQPYRLKKYLSSDIGSGVGYFDDVKNREIIRKVGDRCYIPTIDKLLRLRNKYGNKFKVSFSITGTVMEQLKEWYPEVLDKIKKLVSLGGVELLSETYYHSLASLYSEREFYRQIEEHDKLMRIEFGVSPRIFRNTELIYSNRISSLVNKVGYKGILTEGADKLLYGRSPNFVYSAKHIPTMKILTKNFQLSEDIAFRFSDKESRYLLSQPDEFLSWIRSLSDKGEIVNLFMDFENFGDHRWIDDGIFEFLEIIPDELFYQVFNRSGFRFSTPSEVINLYDSRDTIDMGDLVLAEDEYVSEWIGNSMQQEALETLYALEKDVYRKGTEECLDLFGRLQTSDNFYSMGNRFFDREQFGQKAFAPFFTPNEAFESYMNVLQDFKLRILR